TCCGCTGTTGCCCTAGCAATACTGAGCATCGAAGAATCAGGGAAAGTGACCATCCTGCGCCAGATGGCCACCGCTTCGGAGGAAAAGGAGTGGGCTGACTTGTGGAAAGCCTATCGAAGCCACACTAAGAAAAACACACTCTGGATCTTTGGCGAACTAGTTCAACGTGGCGCAAAGACTCTGGATGAGCTACGCCCAGTCGCCGATCCAGACTCCGATCACCCGGACGTCCTTGACCAGCTGAAGCAAATATCCATCTACACAGACTGCTTCACAGATGCCAAATGGTCCTCGCCAACCGAAGTGGATCTCGAGGCTATGGCGCCCTACTTAGTGAAAATGGCGCAGGTTTTCGGAAAGCCGAAGACCGTGGCAGCCGAAGAGATCCAACTTTGGCAAAAGCATCTGCTTCCGGTGAAGGGCGCCACCATGGACGTGCAGAAAGTAGCTGTCGCTGCTTGGTTTCAAGAGATGAAGCTGCTAGGCCTATCTGAAGCTTCGGCCAAAGAGGTCGAAGGTTTTCTTGGTCAATACGATGCGAGCACGCAGGCCTAACCCTTCCATCGAGCTGACGTCTTCCAGCAGGCTTCGCCCGCTTCCATCCGCAGCTCATGTCAAACGTTAGGCCTGCGAACTAGCTATGGCTCGACTCCCCCAGTACCGAAGCAAGTTAGTGCCTGCGCAAATCGCCGAGGGAATGACTCGCGCCCTTAAGAATGCAGAGCGACTTGCAGAGGACGCTGAGTCACTTTTAAAGGCCGGACGCGCGCCTTCCGCTGTTGCCCTAGCAATACTGAGCATCGAAGAATCAGGGAAAGTGACCATCCTGCGCCAGATGGCCACCGCTTCGGAGGAAAAGGAGTGGGCTGACTTGTGGAAAGCCTATCGAAGCCACACTAAGAAAAACACACTCTGGATCTTTGGCGAACTAGTTCAACGTGGCGCAAAGACTCTGGATGAGCTACGCCCAGTCGCCGATCCAGACTCCGATCACCCGGACGTCCTTGACCAGCTGAAGCAAATATCCATCTACACAGACTGCTTCACAGATGCCAAATGGTCCTCGCCAACCGAAGTGGATCTCGAGGCTATGGCGCCCTACTTAGTGAAAATGGCGCAGGTTTTCGGAAAGCCGAAGACCGTGGCAGCCGAAGAGATCCAACTTTGGCAAAAGCATCTGCTTCCGGTGAAGGGCGCCACCATGGACGTGCAGAAAGTAGCTGTCGCTGCTTGGTTTCAAGAGATGAAGCTGCTAGGCCTATCTGAAGCTTCGGCCAAAGAGGTCGAAGGTTTTCTTGGTCAATACGATGCGAGCACGCAGGCCTAACCCTTCCATCGAGCTGACGTCTTCCAGCAGGCTTCGCCCGCTTCCATCCGCAGCTCATGTCAAACGTTAGGCCGCGCGAATGAACTCTCTGGCTCCCGGCGAAACTATCGTTGCCACCGGAACATTCCTTTACGGTGATGCCGTCGAGTGCGATCTGCGCGTGGTCTATGGCCCCATTCGATACGGCTCAGGGGACTACGAAGAAGAAGCCGAAATCTCAAGTGATTCAGTCATGGAAACCTACTATGTTCAGTACGGGTCCACGACGCAGCGAGGCTTCTTTAGTTCTGGCAGTGGCGGCTACAAATCTCTGGCCGAAGCTCGGGCTGCCGCGGAAGCGGCCCCTGGCATTGGGCTAACAGTCCGCTGGCACTCTGGAGTTGCATAGCAGCATGTATTCGTTCAAGTTCGTCCAACACGGAATGTTCTTCAATGCGGGCAGGTCAGCGCCTCGCGCGCGGCCTAACCCTTCCATCGAGGGGACTTGCCCCGGCAAGCCGGGTCACGCCTCTCATCTCAAACGTTAGACGGCGAACCAGGCGCGCAGCGTTGCAACTGCTCCTCGGTATGTGTAGACTTCCACACACGGAGGTGCACATGGCGACCAATCTTGCTCTTGACCCTAAGCTGCTCGACCAAGTCCTTGAACTCAGTGGAGAAACCACGAAAAAGGCGGCAGTTACGCTCGCTCTGAAAGAGTTCATAGCGCGTCGCGAGCAGAGGAAGGTAGCGGAGCTATTCCGAAAACTGGACTGGGATTCCAAGTACGATTACAAGACTGAACGTTCGCGCTCATGACCCTGCTCGTGGACACAAGCGTATGGTCGCTGGCGTTACGCCGCGACGGTCCAGAGGACTCGCCGGAAGTACGCACTCTTCACGAGGCGATTCTGGGTTCCGACTCGGTCGTGACCACGGGTCTGGTGCTGCAGGAACTGCTGCAGGGCTTTAGTGGGCCGCGCGCTGCGGCCTCCATCGTTGAGAGGTTCCAGTCGTTGCCCCTGATCGCGCCGGATCGGGACGATCACATTGCTGCGGCGGAAGTGCGAAACGTCTGCCGCCGCGCTGGCGTGCAGGTCGGGACGATTGATGCGCTGCTGATTCAACTCTGCGGCAGGCATGAACTGACCCTGCTCTCCACCGACAAAGACTTCGTGCATGCTGCAAAGCACGTGCCCTTCAAGCTCTGGCGAGCATCGACACCCGCCGCCTAACCCTTCGCTCGAATAGACGCGCTCAGGCGGCACTCCTGCGCGCGCAGGTTTAGCTCAAATCTTGATGCTACCGAGCACACCAGCTCAGGAACCGTTGTGCCAGCACCCGTTAGTTCAGCGGCCACCCGCCGCTTGCGAATTGGTTCTCGCAACCGCCTCTGCCAACGCCGGCGCCATCGCGACTGCATTGGTCGGGTGGGTGATGCAGTCGGTGCTCCAGATCTTGCCGACGCCAGCGCTGCGCATGGTTGCCAGCGCGTCGTCGGCGAAAAGCGCATGGGTCACGGCCACGTCCACGCTGGTGGCGCCGGCCGCTAGCAGCGCTTGCGCAGCGCGGGCGACGGTGTGGCCGGTGCTGGCCATGTCGTCCAGCAGCACCGCAGCGCGCCCCTTCACCGCCACGTCGGGCAGCGCGACTTCCACGCTGCGATCACCGTGCCGGATCTTGCGGCAGACTGCGTGGTCAAAGCCATGCCTTGTGGCGGCCTGGGCGATCCATTGCGCCGATTCCTCGTCCGGGCCAACCAGTAGCGCACCGGGTCGTCGCGTGGCGATCAGGTCGGCGAGCAGCGGGGCGGCACTGACCACGATGGCCTGTGCAACCGGCACTGCCTCGTTGAGCGTGGCCACGCGGTGCAGATGCGGGTCCACCGTGATCACGGCATCGAACAGGCTGGCCAGAAAGCGACCCACGACGCGCTGGCTGATCACTTCGCCCGGATTGAATGCGATGTCCTGCCGCATGTAGGCGAGATACGGCGCCGCCAGCGTCAGATGCTGCGCGCCAAGCTGGCGTGCGCTCTGTGCGGTGAGCAGCAGCTCGACCAGCTTTTCGTTCGGTTGATCAAGTGAACGAAAGAGCACTACGCGACCGGGCAGCGACGCAGGCAGTGACAGCTTCAACTCGCCATCCGGAAAGCGGTGACGACTGATGCAATGGGTGGCAATTCCGGCAGCAGCGCCCAACCGAGCTGTGCTCGCCTGTTCTTCGTCGAAATGAAGCAGCAGTTCGCTCATCAAAACTCCACAAACACGTGCGGCAGTGCGCCGGCATCGCCCACGCTGTAGCCGCTCGCGCGATTCGCGGACTGTTGAGCGAAGGCCAGATCGGCCGGAAACTCCGCATACACGCGATACAGCGGCTCACCTGCAGCCACCGTATCCCCCAGCTTGCGGAACAGCTCCACGCCGGCGGCTTTGACTTTTGGTGCACCAGCCAACCGCGCGATGCGTGCAATCTGGAAGTTGTCGATGCCGGTGACAGTGCCGCCCTGTGTTGCAACGATGTCGAAGGTCAGGGCGCCGAGCCGGGGCTGGTTGTGGTCAAAACCCTGGCTGCCCTGGGCGGCGACGATCGCCTGCATGCGGGCGAGCGCGCGACCGGAATCAAGGATGTCGCGGGCGATGGCGAAGCCGTCACCACCGCGCACATCCGGGTCTGCCTCAATCATGCGTCCGGCCAGGCGCAGCGCCTTCTGCCGCAGATCGATCGGTGCCCGCGGATCGTTCTCCAGCACGCGCATGACATCGCGCGCTTCGAGCACCGGGCCAATGCCGTTGCCGATCGGCTGGCGACCGTCGGTGATCACCACGTCCAGCGACAAATGCATGCGGTGCGCGACGTATTCGAACAGGCGGCGAAGCCGTTGTGCTTCGGGCATCGAGCGCACCTTGGCGGTGGGGCCGATTGGCATGTCGAGTACCAAATGCGTCGAGCCCGCCGCGATTTTCTTGGACAGGATTGATGCCACCATCTGCCCGGGGGAATCGATGGAGAGGGGTCGTTCGACCGAGATCAGCACATCATCGGCTGGGGAGAGGTCGGCCGTGCCACCCCAGGCCAGGCAGCCACGATGGTCGCGCACGATGTCCGCCAGTTTGTCGAACGGCAGTTCGACGTGGGCCAGCACTTCCATCGTGTCGGCAGTGCCCGCTGGCGAAGTGATTGCGCGCGACGAAGTCTTGGGGCACAGCAATCCATGCGCCGCCACGATGGGCAGCACCAGCATCGAGGTGCGGTTACCGGGAATGCCCCCAATGCAATGCTTGTCCACAACCAGCGGCTCATGCCAGTCAAGGCGGCGCCCGCTGTCCACCATCGCTTCGGTGAGAAAGTAAACCTCCTCGCGATCCAGCTCCCCGCGGTTGCAGGCAACCACGAACGCCGTCAACTCGATCTTGGAGTAACGATGCCCGGCGATGTCGCGCACGATGGCGTGAAACTCCTCTTGCCCCAGGCGCTCGCCATCAATCTTGCGGAACAGGGCAGACATCGATTCCGGTGGCTCCGCCTGCGAGATCGCCACCAGATGACCGTCCTCCACCCCGAGCTGGGCGAAGGCGTCTTCCGAGACCCCGAGTTCACTACAGGCGACGATCGAGTCGTCATCGACAACGTTCAGCGTGGCGAGGATGCGCCGCCCATTCGCACGAACCTCCACCTTGGATAGCGCCTGAAATCCCTCAGCCCGATAAACATCGCAATCGCGGTTGAGATAGACGACATTCTCCCGCCAGGTGTCGATGCCCACACGCCGTAGCGCAAGCCGGTTTTCTCCGCTGTGCGGATCACTGGTTGCCCGCACATTGCTGCTTTCGTTCATATCAGGATGTATCGCTGGGGCTCTGCCTTCGAAACATCAAGGTTAGCGCGATCCGCAGCGGGTGAACAGTGATGGCGGACAAGCATTCGCGCGAATGCCGGAGGTGTACACCGCGCCGCCCTCGCACGCAACTTGCGCGGAATCAAGAGCTAAGCCGTGGCCGTGAATAGACTATTAGCCATCGTCCACACAATGTAAATCGGCCGCAGCCGATTGGTGATCGCCATGTACGCAGAAGTTCTGGTTCGCTCTGAAGGCAAATTGTTCCGCATAGATTTGCACGTTGACGAAACGATGACTGCTGACGCTGCGCGGGATTGGCTGGACTCTCAGGTCGTTCAGTTTGGCTGCGAGCCGCTGCGGGCCTCGGGCAAACTGCTGCGCGCCGACAAAGTGCTGGTCGTTGCCCGGGACGCTGGCGCCCGCCACTTCGAGGACACGGCCTGGGCAAAGGCGTTCGCAGCGGCCTCGGTGGCGTTGCTGGATCGAACCGTGATCGAGATCGATGTCGACGCCCTTGCCGTGACCTACTAGGGCGCGAACACTCCCCCGCTTATCGCAAACTTCCGGGCTGCGCTCGCCCGGTTCGCCCTAGCGCTCTCAGGGCGCGGGACAAACCGACACCCATCTCTGTTCAGCTGCGGCGATCAGTGACATTTTCCATCCGAAGTACTGCCGTCGCGTAGGGCCTGTCCTACAGCGCGTTACGCAAACGCTTACACCGGCACGCGCGCTGCGCCGATGGGCCGGCGTTGCTGCTGAGCGAACAATGCAATCACTGCTTCGGCCCCTTCATTAGCCGATGCGAATTTGATACCGGCAGCCGCCAACTTTTCACAGGAGATCACCATGCTGCACTACGCCGTCGTCTTTCTAGTCGTTGCACTCATTGCGGCCATCTTCGGCTTTGGCGGCATTGCTGCCGGGGCCGTTGAGATCGCGAAGATCCTCTTTTTTATCTTCGCCATCATGGCAGTCGTCACTTTCATCGTGGGCCTTGTTCGCAAAGGCTGACGCGACTCACACGAGTTTGTACCCGTAACACTCAACCGAAAGGATCCATCATGAATATCAGCAAATCTGTCAAAACATCGAACGAATCGCTCGCGGAGACGGTGAACGGTGCAGCCGAACATGCCGCCGAATCGCTGGGACGTGCCGTTGACTCGGCGCGCGACCGCATTGATGGCGTCGCCAATACGGTGACCGCTGCCGCCCATGATGTCGCCCAGCAGGCGGCACCCGCAGCAGAGCGCGTGCAGGCACTTGCCAAGAGCAGCCTCGACGCCGGACGTGAGGCGGCCATGCGTCTGCGCCAACGCGTAACGCGCGGCGCTGGTGCCTGCAGCCAGTATGTGAGCGAGCAGCCCGGCAAGTCAGTTGCCATCGCCGTCGCAGCCGGCGCCACCATTGCCGCAGTCGTGATGCTGGCACGCCAGCGCAATCGCTCGGCCGCCCGCAACTAGTCGGTATCACCCTTCACTATCAATTGTTTCGTCACCAATAGCAAGGAGAACAGTCATGAAATCAACCTTCAAAATCGGAATGTCGGCACTGCTGGCCGCCGCCGCCCTCGCAATGACGGGCTGTGCAGTCACGCGTGGCCAGGAGACCGTCGGCGCCTATATCGACGACACCACCATCACCACGCAGATCAAGGCGCGCATGGTCGATGACAAGTCCGTGGATGCGGCAGCGATCAGCGTCGAGACGCTGAAGGGCACCGTGCAGCTCAGCGGCTTCGCCAAGTCCGCCGAAGAAAAGGAACGTGCGGAAGCGATCGCCCGCCGCGTCAATGGCGTCAAGGCAGTGCAGAACTCCATTGCCATCCGCCGTCCGTAGCTGCAGGACGTACCGGGAAAAAGCCGCCTTCGGGCGGTTTTTTCTTTCCGGTTGCTGACTTTAGAACGCCGAGCGAATGCATGGACAGTCATCGCGTATCGGGGCATGAGGTAGTGCAGTTTGTCCTACAGCCAATGTGATGTGTGGACGACAGCCAGGAGACCCAGCGCACGGGAAGAATCGAAGTATGGCAAACAGATGGAGCACTGGATGTTCGATCAATTTAGCTACCGCAAGAAATTCATCGCAATCGTTGTCTCGGTGGGCGCATGCGGCGCAGCGACCAGTGCATTTGCCGACGAAGCAATCTCGCCAGCAGGCGGCCAGGTCACTCATCCCGTAACCGCAGTTGCACCGTTTGTCAGTGGACGCAACAAGACCAGTGGCCTGGATGGCGATAGCAAGAGTCAACTGGTCGTTGTCACTGCGGGTGCGTTCCCAAGCCCAATGGATGACGCGCAGACCGTTGCGGTTGAATCGCGGTGTGTGCGTCTGGTAGCGCTGTGTCGGGATGTCGTCAATTCACGGATTGATGTAGTTGCCGCGCGTTCACTGTTGCCGTCAACACCCAACCTGAGTCCTGCTGGCATTCGGATAAGCCGCAAGCAGGTGACAGTGCACTACACCTTCCGCTAGGCCAGGCGCTCGCAGAGAGAAAGCCTGCCGCAGCATCAATGAAGTCAAATAAAAAGCCCGCCGGATGGCGGGCCTTTTTTTGTTGTGTTGCCGTCTGTTTGCTAGCCGCGCGGCAGACCGTTGGCGTTGACAGTGATGGTCGTTCCCGGCGGAGACGACAACTGTGTCCTGTGCTCGATGCCACGGAAGCGATAAGTTACATCCCAGTACTCGGGTGCACCAGCGACCGATGTCTCGCAGCGACGATAGTTGCGTCCGTAGGTTGAGCCGCCAGCGCCAGATCCGATCGCCGCGCCTGCCACTGCACCACCGGCGGTGGCGATGTCCTGCCCGCGCCCGCCGCCGATCTGGTGGCCGAGTATGCCGCCGATGATTGCGCCCGCGATGGCGCCGCCCACGTTGTCGCCAGCAACCGGTGCTTGCCCCCGCTCAACCCAGCAGCGGCGCTCCGGCGCTCCGTAGATCGCGCGCACATCAACCACCTGTGCCTCGTAAAGGCGCTCATTGGGGCGACGACGATACTCATAGATCGGAGCCGGCTCCGGCCGCGCAAAGCTGCCACCGCCGATGGATGCCGGCCGGACCGACGACACGCGATCGTTCAATCCGAGGCTGCGCAGCGATGGGTAGCTGCCCGCCCGCAGCACGACGCAACGACCGCCGAAGCGTGCATCGTCGCACACCTGCCATTCACCGCGTTCGACCACAACCGATGAGGCGCGGTCGTTAAAGCCGACCCGATCAAGATTGCCGACGACGCCATTGGCACGATAAACCTGGCCGCGAAAGCCCTCGTCCGCGTAGAGCGTGACTTGTGCCTGTGCTGTTGCCGCACCAACCATGAGCGCGGCAGCAATGAGCGAAGGAGATTTCAGTTTCATGGGAATGCCTTTCCTGCGATGTTTCAATTCGTCGACACGTTGATGTCGACTGTGAAAGCAGTTTAGGTACGGCATTGATGCGAGGCGATCAGTGAACGCTACGTTGCGCTGTAGGACAGTGCCCCGCCTGATTGAGTTGCAAGAACGACGCTGATGCTCTGATTCGCGATTTGCTGCTTACCGTGAACTATCGGTTTCGCCGCTATTGGCGGGCGGCGGCGCTGCATCACGGAACTGTGCTGCCACCGCTGCGGAGAGCATTGCTGCGGCGAGTCCGCCAAAGTTTGCCAGCGGCGCCACTCGATGGATGAGGCTGGAAAAGGCGACCGCGCGCCAAGGCCGCAGCCAGGCGATCATCGCAGTACCCGCAGCCGCAATCGCAACAGCTCGTAGCGGGTGACGACGCACCTCGCCTTCAATCAAGCCCCATGCGGCGTTGAGGCCCACGCGAACAGGATGCTGCTGCCACCAGCCTTGAAAGATGGCGGAAGCGACACCGGAGAGATCAGCACCACCAACGGCCTCAGCGTAACCGGACACACCATCGTTGGCACGAGTCGCGGGCCGATCGTTCGCACGCAGGTACTCGAAAAGTGCGGACCGAGAGCGTTCGAGACGGATGATGCCGGGTTCGATGGATTCGCTCATCGTCCGCTCCACAGCGAGTGCAGACCGGCAGCATCAGCACGAAGTTGTGCGCCCACATTGCCCGGCGTCGCTGTGCGAAACCCACGCCATGTCCAGAGTGCTGCTGCGAGCGTCAACCCCAACAGCACTGCGCCCACATCAAAGCTCGCCATCGACCATGGCAAGATGCCCGCCTTGCAGAGGGTGGCCGTGATGCCGCAAACAATCAGCGTTGTAACGGCAAGCGCTGCGGTTGTCGCGCCAGCGATGATCCGCCGCAGCCACAAGGCGCGGGCGCGCTGGGCATCCGACTTGATCAGTTCAACGTAAGCGGTGGCGTGCTCGACCAGTAAATCTGGTCGCCGCGTCAACAGATCAACAATGACTTTCAGCATGATTCCCTCTTTCGCCAGAACAACGGCAGCAGGGGAATTGTTTCAAGCTACACGAGCACCGCTATCAGGACGCGCCCCGACCCCGTGTAGGCCGGCACCTACGCTTGCACGACTGTTGCATCGCTATTGATCGCGATGCGCGGCACGTTGGCCGAGATGCGCGTACCCGAGCCTATTGCGGACTCAACCGTCAGCGTGCCATGCAGCGCGTGCACGCGATGGCGCATGCCCACCAGCCCGTGACTGACGGTCGAACGCGCAGTGACGTCGAAGCCAACACCGTTATCGGAGACGGTCAGCTCGACATGACGCTCGTATTGATGCAGCGTCACGGTGACGCCATTGGCGTTGGCGTACTTCGCGGTATTGGTCAGCGCCTCCTGCACCACCCGGTAGATCGTCAGTTCATGGTCTGCGGGCAGGGCTACCGGCTCCAGGTTCGATACCACGGTTACTCCAGTGCGTTCGCCAAATTCCCGCAGCAGGATTTCCAGCGCCGGCACCAGACCAAGCTTGGAAAGCGTTGACGGCCGCAGGTCTTCAATGATCCGGCGTTTGAGTGCAATGCCGGCGTTAAGTGTTGTAGTCAGATGGGCCAGCCGCTCCAGCACATCGCCCGACCCGCTGCCCAGCTTCGATTTGGCACGTGCCACATCGAGCTTGGCAGCGGTGAGCAGGGAACCGAGTTCGTCGTGCAGCTCGCGCGCCAGGCGCTCTCGCTCGCTCTCCTGCACGTTCTGCAAATGAGTTGCCAGCTCGGCCAGTGATGAAGTGCGATCCTCAACGAGCGATTCCAGCCGGTCGCGCTCGCGGCGCAGCGCATTGCGTTGGTCCTCCGCCGCCTGCCGCAGGCGTGTGGACTGGTTGACGTAGACAAAAAATGCGAGAAGACAGAGCACCACCGCGACCGCCACGCTGATACGCGAGAACTTCAGGCTGGCGTCAATGCGCACCATGGCCGCATTGCGTTCTTCAGTGGCGCCGTTGACCAGCGTCTCGGCGGCCGCGCGCACACTCTGCATGTACTCCCGGCCGGCCCCGGTGCGCAGCAGCTCCTGCCAGGCCGTTGAATCACCCGAGGTCTTGCGCAGGCGTATCGTCATATCAAGCTCGGTTAGCTTGCGCATGATCGAGCGGGTCAGTTCGGCAAAGGTATCCAGCTGCCCCGGACTGTTGATGTAGAGAGCCCGGATCTCCGCAATCGAGGCACCGACAGCCGTCACTGCCTTGTCGTACGGCTCCAGGTAGGCCACATCGCCGGTGAGGATGTAACCACGCTGCCCGGTTTCCGCGTCAAGGGCGTGCTGCAGCAGGGTGAGAATCCCGGCCCGCTTGGCCTGCGCTGCCTCGGTGGCCTCCTTAGCCTCGCGCGACTGCCAGTAGTTGTACTCGTTGATGCCCACAATGAGGGCCGCGACGAGCATGGCGAGAGGAATGATGAACGAGCGCGAGACCCGTGCTGCAACATTGCGGAAGTTCATGGTCTGGCTACGTGAAAGACGCGATAGTGAAGGAGGGCATCGCCTGCGATATGATGCATGGCACCACATGCGCGTGCACTGTGCCTTCCGGGAATCCCATGCTCAAGATAAGAATCGGTCTGGTTGACGATCACGTCATTCTGCGCACGGGGCTGCGCAAGTTCATCGAGGAATCGTCTGATCTGGTGGTCGTTGGCGAGGCCGGCAGCGGTCGCGAAGCGATTGATCTGGTCCGCAGCCACGAAATGGATGTCATGTTGATGGACATCTCGATGCCCGGGCAATCCGGCATTGATGCGCTGGCAATGATTCGTGCCAAGGCGCCTGACCTGGGCATTCTCATCCTGAGTGGCTACCCCGAAGAGCACTACGCGGTGAGCCTGATCCGCCAGGGCGCGAGCGGGTATCTCAACAAGCAGTGTGATCCCGACGAGATTGTGCGGGCGATTCGTCGCATCGCCGAAGGGCATCGCTACATCACGCCACAGGTTGCCGATCTGCTGGCGCAGCAGTTGAACAAGCCGGAGACCGGCGCTCCGCACGAACAACTGTCCGAGCGCGAGTTTCAGGTGTTTCTGCGGCTGGCGAAAGGCGAAACGGTGGGCGACATTGCCGAGGCGCTGTCGCTGAGCGTAAAGACGATCAGCACCTATCGCACGCGAATCATGGAAAAAATGGCGCTGGCATCGAACAGCGACCTGACGTACTACGCGCTGAAAGCCGGATTGATCGACTGAGCCCATTGCGGCAGCGCTATTGTTGGCTGCCGCCGTTCGCGCCGTTGTCGGCCGCGTCGGCCGCGTCGGCCGCCTTTACGCCGTCCTGCATGCGCAGGCAAAACTCGATCAGTTCATCAACGTCGGTGGATTTGTCGAACACCGCATCGGCGCCAAGACGCATGCACTCAGCGCGGATTTCCGGTGACGCATAGTTTGATAGCACCACCACCTTTTGCGACGGCGGGCGCGCAGCCACCGCTTTGAGCACGGGCAGACCATTGCCACGCTTCAGGAACAGGTCAACGATGGCAAGGTGCCAGCTGTCGGGATGTGTGGCAAGCCAGGCCTTCGCGTCCTCCTCGGAATCGGCATAGCCAACGACTGCGGCGTCCGCCAGCTCGCCCAGCGTCTCCGCCAGGTTTTCCCGGATGACCGGGCTATCTTCGACCAGGTAAATCTTCAACATCTCGATACTGACAATCGGCGACGACCGCCCGGCACTCGCAGCAGCGTTCGCAGCAGTCTGCGCGTAGCTGGCATTGTCCGCCCATCCGGCAAGCTTATCGGCTGCCGGATGGGTTGGCTGTAGGACAACGCCGCGTCTTGCGGCGTGGCGGGAGATGATGCGCGGTTCGCTCATCGTGAAATTCCTTGTGCGTTGGATGTGCGTTGTCTGTCATGGCCACAGCCCGACAATCGCCCCGGCCCGTCGGCTACGGCCGGCGGCTGCTGAAGGCGGCAACGGCGGCATGGCGGCTCCATGACCGAATTGTTGGTGCTAGATCGGTGCAGCACCATCGTCCGCAATCCGCTCGCGCTGTAGGACAGCGTCCCGCAGTGCGCTGCGAGCCCGCGCGGACACGCGGCGCCAGCAGGTGACGATGCTTTGCCGCACACCGCAGGTCGCTCCCATCCCACGAGGCGCGTTGCCGTTGTCCTACAGACGGCGCTCTCCACCCGCAAAAAAATACACCTACCGCCATCAAACAAGGAGAGCCACCATGAAACGCACCATTGTCGCCACGGCGCTGCTGTCTGGTCTGATTGCCGCGCAGGCGGCATCAGCGGCGCCGGTGACCGTCGTCGAGTATTACAACCGCACGCTCAATACTTACTTCATCACCGGTCGCACTGCGGAACAGCAAATGCTCGACCAGGTGGCAGACTTCGCGCGCACCGGCATGTCATTCCAGGCGCGCAGCACAGACGACGTGCAACCCGCGTCAGTTGGCATCTGCCGCTTCTATGTGTCGATCGCGTCGCCGTTCACCAACTCGCACTTCTACGGCCGCCAGCAGGTGGATTGCGAACCGATGGCGGAAGCCGCCTATGCCGGGTTCAGCTGGGAGGGCTATGACTTCCGCGTGCCAGGCAGCGAAGGCGACGGCACCTGCCCTGAGGGCGCAACACCGGTGTACCGCAGCTTTCGCCTGGGTAGCGATGGCGTCACATCCAACCATCGCTTCACTGTGTCAACCGCCACCTACAACGCTGCTGCGAGTGCCGGTTATCGGGGCGAAGGGCAGGTGTTCTGCGCCAGCGGCGTTACTGACGCTCGCTGACGCACGCTGACGCGGGGCGTTATCAGGCGCCCTTCGGCGGCCGGTATAGCGCACAAAGCTTGTTGCCGTCCGGGTCGCGCACGTAGGCGAGGTAGAGCTTGCCCACCGAGCCTTCGCGCCATCCGGGCGGGTTTTCACAGGTGGTGCCGCCATTGGCAACACCTGCCGCGTGGAACGCATCCACCTGCTCGGGCGACGTCGTGTTGAAGCCGATGGTGGCGCCGTTGCCATGCGTGGCGGGCTCACCGTTGATCGGCTTGGTGATGCCAAAGCTGCCACCCGCGCCCCGGTAAAAGTAGCGGCGGTTGTCGTTGAGCATCCCCGGC
This is a stretch of genomic DNA from Casimicrobium huifangae. It encodes these proteins:
- a CDS encoding AbiV family abortive infection protein; the encoded protein is MARLPQYRSKLVPAQIAEGMTRALKNAERLAEDAESLLKAGRAPSAVALAILSIEESGKVTILRQMATASEEKEWADLWKAYRSHTKKNTLWIFGELVQRGAKTLDELRPVADPDSDHPDVLDQLKQISIYTDCFTDAKWSSPTEVDLEAMAPYLVKMAQVFGKPKTVAAEEIQLWQKHLLPVKGATMDVQKVAVAAWFQEMKLLGLSEASAKEVEGFLGQYDASTQA
- a CDS encoding AbiV family abortive infection protein; the encoded protein is MARLPQYRSKLVPAQIAEGMTRALKNAERLAEDAESLLKAGRAPSAVALAILSIEESGKVTILRQMATASEEKEWADLWKAYRSHTKKNTLWIFGELVQRGAKTLDELRPVADPDSDHPDVLDQLKQISIYTDCFTDAKWSSPTEVDLEAMAPYLVKMAQVFGKPKTVAAEEIQLWQKHLLPVKGATMDVQKVAVAAWFQEMKLLGLSEASAKEVEGFLGQYDASTQA
- a CDS encoding type II toxin-antitoxin system VapB family antitoxin, yielding MATNLALDPKLLDQVLELSGETTKKAAVTLALKEFIARREQRKVAELFRKLDWDSKYDYKTERSRS
- the vapC gene encoding PIN domain-containing protein; amino-acid sequence: MTLLVDTSVWSLALRRDGPEDSPEVRTLHEAILGSDSVVTTGLVLQELLQGFSGPRAAASIVERFQSLPLIAPDRDDHIAAAEVRNVCRRAGVQVGTIDALLIQLCGRHELTLLSTDKDFVHAAKHVPFKLWRASTPAA
- a CDS encoding ribose-phosphate diphosphokinase, which codes for MSELLLHFDEEQASTARLGAAAGIATHCISRHRFPDGELKLSLPASLPGRVVLFRSLDQPNEKLVELLLTAQSARQLGAQHLTLAAPYLAYMRQDIAFNPGEVISQRVVGRFLASLFDAVITVDPHLHRVATLNEAVPVAQAIVVSAAPLLADLIATRRPGALLVGPDEESAQWIAQAATRHGFDHAVCRKIRHGDRSVEVALPDVAVKGRAAVLLDDMASTGHTVARAAQALLAAGATSVDVAVTHALFADDALATMRSAGVGKIWSTDCITHPTNAVAMAPALAEAVARTNSQAAGGR
- a CDS encoding thymidine phosphorylase family protein — encoded protein: MNESSNVRATSDPHSGENRLALRRVGIDTWRENVVYLNRDCDVYRAEGFQALSKVEVRANGRRILATLNVVDDDSIVACSELGVSEDAFAQLGVEDGHLVAISQAEPPESMSALFRKIDGERLGQEEFHAIVRDIAGHRYSKIELTAFVVACNRGELDREEVYFLTEAMVDSGRRLDWHEPLVVDKHCIGGIPGNRTSMLVLPIVAAHGLLCPKTSSRAITSPAGTADTMEVLAHVELPFDKLADIVRDHRGCLAWGGTADLSPADDVLISVERPLSIDSPGQMVASILSKKIAAGSTHLVLDMPIGPTAKVRSMPEAQRLRRLFEYVAHRMHLSLDVVITDGRQPIGNGIGPVLEARDVMRVLENDPRAPIDLRQKALRLAGRMIEADPDVRGGDGFAIARDILDSGRALARMQAIVAAQGSQGFDHNQPRLGALTFDIVATQGGTVTGIDNFQIARIARLAGAPKVKAAGVELFRKLGDTVAAGEPLYRVYAEFPADLAFAQQSANRASGYSVGDAGALPHVFVEF
- a CDS encoding DUF1328 domain-containing protein, whose product is MLHYAVVFLVVALIAAIFGFGGIAAGAVEIAKILFFIFAIMAVVTFIVGLVRKG
- a CDS encoding BON domain-containing protein, which gives rise to MKSTFKIGMSALLAAAALAMTGCAVTRGQETVGAYIDDTTITTQIKARMVDDKSVDAAAISVETLKGTVQLSGFAKSAEEKERAEAIARRVNGVKAVQNSIAIRRP
- a CDS encoding beta/gamma crystallin-related protein, producing MKLKSPSLIAAALMVGAATAQAQVTLYADEGFRGQVYRANGVVGNLDRVGFNDRASSVVVERGEWQVCDDARFGGRCVVLRAGSYPSLRSLGLNDRVSSVRPASIGGGSFARPEPAPIYEYRRRPNERLYEAQVVDVRAIYGAPERRCWVERGQAPVAGDNVGGAIAGAIIGGILGHQIGGGRGQDIATAGGAVAGAAIGSGAGGSTYGRNYRRCETSVAGAPEYWDVTYRFRGIEHRTQLSSPPGTTITVNANGLPRG